In Betaproteobacteria bacterium, the sequence GGTCAGCGCACAGCGCCGGCTTGTCAGCGCGGAAAATACCCGCTTTCTCGAAACCAATACTGTCGCGATCCGGACCAAGCCAGTCAGTGTGATCGAGCGCCACCGTGGTCACAATGGAGACATCGGGTTCGTAGGCATTGACTGCATCCAGCCGCCCGCCCAGGCCCACCTCAAGAATCGCGGCCTCGACACCGGCTTCAGCAAAAACCTCCCATGCCGCCAGCGTGCCGAACTCAAAATAGGTGAGCGCAATGTCGCCAGCTTTTTGCCGCGCCGCTTCGACCCGGGCAAAAGCGGCACACAAGACCTCATCGCCTGCAGATACGCCGTTCAAGCGAACGCGTTCGTTATATGCCATGAGATGCGGCGAGGTGTAGCAGCCAACCTTGTAGCCGGCCCGGTCGATGATATTTTCCAGATAGGCACAGGTCGAACCTTTGCCATTGGTGCCACCGACAATAACAACTGGGCAATGTTGAGTCTGCCCGAGCACGTTCTTAACCAGGCGAATCCGGTCAAGGCCCAGCTCGATACCGGCTTGCCCTTTAGGGTGTAAGCCTTCGAGATGAGCCAGCCAATCTTCCAGCGTCTTCAAGCGATTGCCGGCAATTTTTGCAACAGAGCGAGAACCCGTGCTACCTGGTCGCGCAGTTCGCGACGATCGACGATCATGTCGATCGCCCCTTTTTCCATGATGAACTCGGAACGCTGGAAGCCTTCCGGCAAGGTTTCACGAACGGTTTGTTCGATTACGCGCGGACCGGCAAAGCCAATCAAGGCCTTGGGCTCGGCAATCACCACATCCCCGACGAAAGCAAATGAAGCCGAAACGCCTCCCATCGTCGGGTCGGTCAGAATGGAAATGAAAGGCTGGCCAGCTGCCGAGAGCTTGGTCAAGGCCGCCGTTGTCTTGGCCATCTGCATCAGCGAAAAAAGGCCTTCCTGCATGCGAGCGCCACCAGAGGCGGTGATACAGATAAAAGGCATTTTGTGCTCAACAGCGGTCTGTACGCCGCGCACAAAGCGTTCGCCCAGTACCGAACCCATCGAGCCGCCCATGAATTCAAACTCAAAAGCAGCTGCAACGACCGGCATGTTCTTGATGGCGCCCTGCAGCACGACCAGTGAATCGGTTTCGCCAGTCGCCTCGTTGGCTTCCATCAGGCGATCCGGGTAGCGCTTGGAGTCCTTGAACTTGAGGCTGTCGACCGGAACGACTTCAGAACCGATCTCGAAACGCCCCTCTGCGTCGAGCAGCAGATCAAGGCGCTGTCGGGAGTTCAGACGATTATGGTGCCCACACTTGGGACAAACCTGCAGGTTGTTTTCAAGGTCAGTCGCATAAAGCACCGCCTCGCAGGACGGGCATTTGCTCCACAATCCCTCAGGCAGGCTTCCACGGCGCTGAGGGCCTTGTTCGCGCTTGATCTTGGGGGGCAGCAGTTTGGTCAACCAGCTCATTTTTTCACCTCATCCACGCCACGACGAATATCTGCCACCAAGGCTTTCACATTGGCACAGGCGGATTCCGCCGTCGATTTTTCAATTTCTTCGATAATCCGGCTGCCAACGACAACCGCGTCGGCAATACCAGCAATGCGTGCCGCAGTCGACGCGTCACGGATACCAAACCCCACCCCGACCGGCAAGCCGGTCTTTTCGCGAATCTGCGGCAGGCGCTCGGCCACTGCATCAACATTGAGCGCGCCGGAGCCGGTGACACCGGCGAGTGACACGTAATAGACGTAGCCGCTGGCAATTTCTGCAACCTGAGCGATACGCGCCGCGGTTGATGTTGGCGCCAGCAGGAAAATGGGATCCATACCATTGGCCTTCATGGCGGCGCCAAAACTGGCTGCCTCTTCCGGCGGGTAATCGACTACCAGCACGCCATCAACGCCTGCCTGAGCGGCAGCCATGGCGAATTTCTCCAGCCCCATCGCCTCAATCGGATTGGCGTAGCCCATGAGAACGACCGGCGTCCTGAGATCGGTTTTACGGAATTCAATAACCAGCTGGAGCACCTTGCGCAACGTCATGCCTTTGGCCAGGGCACGTTCGGAGGCACGCTGAATGGTCGGGCCATCGGCCATCGGGTCGGAAAACGGTACGCCCAGTTCGATGACATCGGCGCCTGCATCGACCAACGTATGCATTAGCGGCAGGGTCAACGCGGCATCGGGATCACCTGCCGTAATGAAGGGGATCAGCGCCTTGCGGCCTTCGCCATTGAGGCGGTCAAAAGCAGACTTGATGCGCGACATCAGAAGACAATCCCGGATTTTTCGGCCACGGTATGCATGTCCTTGTCACCACGACCAGAGAGGTTGACCAGCAAAATCTTGTCCTTGGCCAGCGTTGGCGCCAGCTTGGCCGCATAGGCAAGCGCGTGGCTGGACTCCAGCGCCGGAATGATGCCCTCAATGCGACACAAGGTATGAAAGGCGGCCAGCGCTTCGCTGTCGGTCACCGGCTGATATTCCGCACGCCCCAAATCCTTCAGCCAGGCGTGCTCCGGACCGACGCCCGGGTAGTCAAGGCCGGCCGACACCGAATGCGTCTCGATGATCTGGCCGTCTTCATCCTGCAGCAGATAGGTGCGGTTGCCGTGCAGCACACCGGGGACCCCAGCGGTCAGAGAAGCTGAGTGGCGACCGGTTTCCATGCCGTCACCCGCAGCTTCGACGCCGATCAGGCGGACGCCCTCAACATTGATGTACGGGTAAAAAATACCCATGGCATTGGAACCACCGCCAACGCAGGCAATGACTGCATCCGGCTGGCGGCCGGTCATTTCCGGCATCTGGACCAAACATTCCTCGCCGATAATCTTCTGGAAGTCACGAACCAGCATCGGATACGGGTGCGGGCCGGCGACCGTGCCAATGATGTAGAACGTATTGTGGATGTTGGTGACCCAGTCACGCATCGCTTCGTTGAGCGCATCCTTCAGCGTCTTGGAACCTGACTCCACCGGCACGACAGTGGCGCCCAGCAACTTCATGCGATAGACATTTGCCGCCTGGCGCCTGACGTCCTCGCTACCCATGTAAACCACACACTCCATCCCATAGCGGGCGGCAACGGTGGCGGTAGCGACACCGTGCTGGCCAGCGCCGGTTTCGGCGATCACGCGCGGCTTGCCCATGCGCTTGGCAAGCATGGCCTGACCAATACAGTTATTCACTTTGTGGGCACCGGTATGGTTCAGGTCTTCACGCTTCAGGTAGATCTGCGCACCACCCAGCATTTCGGACCAGCGCTTGGCGTGGTAGACCGGCGACGGGCGACCGACGAAATGCTTCAATTCGTATTCATATTCGGCACGGAATGCGGGATCAACCTGCGCTGCAGCGTAGGCTTCCTTCAGTTCATCGAGCGCGCCAAACAGCGTCTCGGCCACGAAGACACCACCGTAGGGACCAAAATGGCCCTTGGCATCGGGGAAGTTATATTGACTCATCAGCTTTCCGTACAGCCGCCACAAAGGCAGCGATTTTTTGGTGATCCTTGATACCCTTGCCCATTTCCACCCCCGAAGAGACATCAACAGCAACCGGCCGCACACGTTCAATGGCGTTACCCACATTGTCCGCCGTCAAGCCACCTGACAGCACCAGAAATCCTGGCAGGTTTGGCGGAATCAGCGTCCAGTCGAAAACATGGCCACCCCCGCCATAGCCCTCCACGAAGGCATCCAGCAACAAACCCCGGGCACCGAGAAACGAGCCAGCGAATTCTACCAGATCAAGACCGGGCCTCACCCGTGCTGCCCGCAGATAAGGCCTTGAAAACTGGCGGCAATAAGCCTCGTCTTCGTCACCATGGAATTGCAGGACATTGATCGGCACCGCATCACATGCTGCCCGGACAAGCGCCGGAGACTCATTAACGAACAGCCCGACCACATCAACGAAGGGTGGAATTCGTCTGGCCAGCACTGCCGCACGCTGCGGCGCAACATAACGCGGGCTAGGCGGATAGAAAACAAAGCCAATCGCGTCGGCACCAGCGGCTACAGCAGC encodes:
- a CDS encoding acetyl-CoA carboxylase carboxyltransferase subunit beta → MSWLTKLLPPKIKREQGPQRRGSLPEGLWSKCPSCEAVLYATDLENNLQVCPKCGHHNRLNSRQRLDLLLDAEGRFEIGSEVVPVDSLKFKDSKRYPDRLMEANEATGETDSLVVLQGAIKNMPVVAAAFEFEFMGGSMGSVLGERFVRGVQTAVEHKMPFICITASGGARMQEGLFSLMQMAKTTAALTKLSAAGQPFISILTDPTMGGVSASFAFVGDVVIAEPKALIGFAGPRVIEQTVRETLPEGFQRSEFIMEKGAIDMIVDRRELRDQVARVLALLQKLPAIA
- a CDS encoding tryptophan synthase subunit alpha: MSRIKSAFDRLNGEGRKALIPFITAGDPDAALTLPLMHTLVDAGADVIELGVPFSDPMADGPTIQRASERALAKGMTLRKVLQLVIEFRKTDLRTPVVLMGYANPIEAMGLEKFAMAAAQAGVDGVLVVDYPPEEAASFGAAMKANGMDPIFLLAPTSTAARIAQVAEIASGYVYYVSLAGVTGSGALNVDAVAERLPQIREKTGLPVGVGFGIRDASTAARIAGIADAVVVGSRIIEEIEKSTAESACANVKALVADIRRGVDEVKK
- a CDS encoding phosphoribosylanthranilate isomerase, which gives rise to MKTRIKICGLTREADVDAAVAAGADAIGFVFYPPSPRYVAPQRAAVLARRIPPFVDVVGLFVNESPALVRAACDAVPINVLQFHGDEDEAYCRQFSRPYLRAARVRPGLDLVEFAGSFLGARGLLLDAFVEGYGGGGHVFDWTLIPPNLPGFLVLSGGLTADNVGNAIERVRPVAVDVSSGVEMGKGIKDHQKIAAFVAAVRKADESI
- the trpB gene encoding tryptophan synthase subunit beta, coding for MSQYNFPDAKGHFGPYGGVFVAETLFGALDELKEAYAAAQVDPAFRAEYEYELKHFVGRPSPVYHAKRWSEMLGGAQIYLKREDLNHTGAHKVNNCIGQAMLAKRMGKPRVIAETGAGQHGVATATVAARYGMECVVYMGSEDVRRQAANVYRMKLLGATVVPVESGSKTLKDALNEAMRDWVTNIHNTFYIIGTVAGPHPYPMLVRDFQKIIGEECLVQMPEMTGRQPDAVIACVGGGSNAMGIFYPYINVEGVRLIGVEAAGDGMETGRHSASLTAGVPGVLHGNRTYLLQDEDGQIIETHSVSAGLDYPGVGPEHAWLKDLGRAEYQPVTDSEALAAFHTLCRIEGIIPALESSHALAYAAKLAPTLAKDKILLVNLSGRGDKDMHTVAEKSGIVF